One genomic region from uncultured Subdoligranulum sp. encodes:
- a CDS encoding TatD family hydrolase: MQNIFDTHAHYCSHQFDADRAELLAALPAGGVVGVLECATHSGDAPKAVELAHRLPYFHAAVGIHPESLIEEDAPTVTVYHGDWRAELEALRPLFEDKAVVAVGEIGLDHHWPVPRQDQYELFEAQLQLAAELDLPVSVHDREAHAEMYELLRKYKPRGVLHCYSGSAEDAAWLTGQGMYLGFGGAVTYKGAKRAAKVLAAIDPRWAVLETDCPYMAPEPVRGRRNDSRNIAHVAAYIGTIWQMDAQAVLDRTAENARRCFDIV, encoded by the coding sequence ATGCAGAATATTTTCGATACCCATGCCCATTACTGCTCCCACCAGTTTGACGCCGACCGCGCCGAACTGCTGGCCGCGCTGCCCGCGGGCGGTGTGGTGGGGGTGCTGGAATGTGCCACCCACTCGGGGGACGCCCCCAAGGCGGTGGAGCTGGCCCACCGGCTGCCCTACTTCCATGCGGCGGTGGGCATCCACCCGGAAAGCCTCATCGAGGAGGACGCGCCCACCGTCACGGTCTACCACGGCGACTGGCGGGCGGAACTGGAAGCCCTGCGGCCCCTCTTCGAGGACAAGGCCGTGGTGGCGGTGGGGGAGATCGGCCTCGACCATCACTGGCCGGTGCCCCGTCAGGACCAGTACGAACTGTTTGAAGCCCAGCTGCAGCTGGCGGCGGAACTGGATCTGCCCGTGTCGGTCCACGACCGGGAGGCCCATGCCGAGATGTACGAGCTGCTGCGCAAGTACAAACCCCGCGGCGTGCTGCACTGCTACAGCGGCAGCGCCGAGGACGCGGCCTGGCTCACCGGGCAAGGGATGTACCTGGGCTTTGGCGGCGCCGTCACCTACAAAGGAGCCAAGCGAGCAGCCAAAGTGCTGGCGGCCATCGACCCCCGGTGGGCGGTGCTGGAAACCGACTGCCCCTACATGGCCCCCGAGCCGGTGCGCGGCCGCCGCAACGACAGCCGCAACATCGCCCATGTGGCGGCCTACATCGGCACCATCTGGCAGATGGACGCCCAGGCGGTGCTGGACCGCACGGCGGAAAACGCCCGCCGATGTTTTGACATTGTATAA
- a CDS encoding DMT family transporter, whose translation MQTKPSRLDRFFGQPAAAVAMAILCNVLWGAAFPFIKMGYRLFAIDAADTPSILCFAGVRFMLSALLVWVCGAALTRRPLPMPRGRVLAECCGLGLWQTAAQYFFYYSAVALLTGAMGGILNSTQSFLGVILAHFLYGKADRMTPAKALGCVLGFSGVLVVTLGNHGGGSGLGMVYMLIASCIFTVAGPWNKAVTRRADSFSVCCLNLGVGGLALTVLGFALGGNLRPQSAAGIPVLLFLAFISGAGYVLWALLMKNNPVSRISVFGLIIPVMNVLLSALLNGEPLFQWNYLVALVLVCGGIFLVNRAPRPRTE comes from the coding sequence TTGCAAACCAAACCTTCCCGGCTGGATCGCTTTTTCGGGCAGCCGGCCGCGGCGGTGGCCATGGCCATCCTCTGCAATGTGCTGTGGGGCGCGGCCTTTCCCTTCATCAAGATGGGCTACCGCCTCTTCGCCATCGACGCCGCCGACACCCCGTCCATCCTCTGTTTTGCCGGCGTCCGCTTCATGCTCAGCGCCCTGCTGGTCTGGGTGTGCGGCGCGGCACTGACCCGCCGTCCGCTGCCCATGCCCCGGGGTAGGGTGCTGGCGGAATGCTGCGGCCTGGGCCTGTGGCAGACCGCCGCCCAGTATTTCTTCTACTACTCGGCGGTGGCGCTGCTCACCGGCGCCATGGGCGGCATCCTCAACAGCACCCAGAGCTTTCTGGGCGTGATCCTGGCCCATTTTCTCTACGGCAAGGCCGACCGCATGACCCCCGCCAAAGCTCTGGGCTGTGTGCTGGGCTTCAGCGGCGTGCTGGTGGTCACGCTGGGCAACCACGGCGGCGGCAGCGGGCTGGGCATGGTGTACATGCTCATCGCCTCCTGCATCTTCACGGTGGCGGGCCCCTGGAACAAGGCCGTCACCCGGCGGGCCGACAGCTTCTCGGTCTGCTGCCTCAACCTGGGGGTGGGCGGCCTGGCCCTGACGGTGCTGGGCTTTGCACTGGGCGGGAACCTGCGGCCCCAGAGCGCCGCCGGCATCCCGGTGCTGCTCTTCCTGGCCTTCATCTCGGGGGCCGGGTATGTGCTGTGGGCCCTGCTCATGAAGAACAACCCCGTCTCCCGCATCAGCGTCTTCGGGCTGATCATCCCGGTGATGAACGTGCTGCTGTCGGCGCTGCTCAACGGGGAGCCCCTGTTCCAGTGGAACTATCTGGTGGCGCTGGTGCTGGTGTGCGGCGGCATCTTCCTTGTGAACCGCGCCCCGCGCCCCCGAACGGAGTGA
- a CDS encoding methylenetetrahydrofolate dehydrogenase, with protein MKARIPKHREFIIDFPKEMDQAKADEGWEKLNQIVEDYKKEHNGQSVYAPTFIEDCEPAVKKLQEEYGFTYTIQEIK; from the coding sequence ATGAAAGCACGGATTCCCAAACATCGCGAATTCATCATCGATTTCCCCAAGGAGATGGACCAGGCCAAGGCGGACGAGGGCTGGGAGAAGCTCAACCAGATCGTGGAGGACTACAAGAAGGAGCACAACGGCCAGAGTGTCTACGCGCCCACCTTCATTGAGGACTGCGAGCCTGCGGTGAAGAAGCTGCAGGAGGAGTACGGTTTCACCTACACGATCCAGGAGATCAAGTAA
- a CDS encoding GNAT family N-acetyltransferase produces the protein MPKTVIRSATPADLPSILALYRVLDEEMVDLQPEFFCAAPREEAPILKFIASSQADFLLAEQEGTVVGLALVVYEGWTPEFSCVLPHRYASLYDLVVLREYRSQGIGSSLLGAAKRWARDRRLEYLELGVLAQNSKAIELYEAHDFVEARRTMRCML, from the coding sequence ATGCCAAAAACTGTGATTCGTTCTGCCACGCCGGCGGATTTGCCGTCCATTCTGGCCCTGTACCGGGTGCTGGATGAGGAGATGGTGGACCTGCAGCCGGAGTTTTTCTGTGCCGCCCCGCGGGAGGAGGCGCCGATCCTGAAGTTCATCGCTTCCTCCCAGGCGGATTTTCTGCTGGCGGAGCAGGAGGGCACCGTGGTGGGGTTGGCCCTGGTGGTGTACGAGGGCTGGACGCCGGAATTCAGCTGCGTGCTGCCCCACCGGTATGCCAGCCTGTACGATCTGGTGGTGCTGCGGGAGTATCGCAGCCAGGGCATCGGCAGTTCGCTGCTGGGTGCGGCCAAGCGCTGGGCCCGGGACCGGCGGCTGGAATACCTGGAACTGGGAGTGCTGGCCCAGAACAGCAAAGCCATCGAGCTGTACGAGGCCCATGACTTTGTGGAAGCCCGCCGCACCATGCGCTGCATGCTGTAA